Proteins from a single region of Catellicoccus marimammalium M35/04/3:
- the tdc gene encoding tyrosine decarboxylase, whose protein sequence is MDKNLNIDALFIGDKAENGETFKELMNQLIDEHIGWRRNYIPSDKNIISEEEKTSEDYKQTTNHMKEVLAEVSNRLRTESVPWHSAGRYWGHMNSETLMPSILAYTYAMLWNGNNVAYESSPATSQMEEEVGMDFAKLMGYKNGWGHICADGSIANLEGLWYARNIKSLPLAMREVCPELVEGKTEWELLNLSTKEIMDLFEKAGEEDKVDELKSRSARGGENLDKLGKWFVPQTKHYSWLKAADIIGIGLDQVIPVPVNEDYRMDVAALEKQIRELSDKEIPVLGVVAVVGSTEEGAVDNVHEVIALRDKLAEEGIAMYVHVDAAYGGYGRALFLDEDNEFIPYEELPEKYYEAGVFTENKQYIKEDVYKAYEAIKDADSVTIDPHKMGYIPYSAGGIAIKDIRMRDVISYFATYVFEKGADIPALLGAYILEGSKAGATAASVWAAHRTLPLNYKGYGKLIGASIESSHRYYDFLKDLSFDIDGHTIEVHPLVSPDFNMVDYVVKEKGNDSLADMNKLNHDLYDHASYVTGNLYSKEYIVSHTDFAIPDYGNSPLTFVKGLGFSEEEWNKEGKVTVIRSSVMTPYMNKADNFEYFAPKIKKALQEYLEEIILSEK, encoded by the coding sequence ATGGATAAAAATTTAAACATTGATGCATTATTTATTGGTGATAAAGCTGAAAATGGCGAAACATTTAAAGAATTAATGAACCAATTAATTGATGAACATATTGGTTGGAGAAGAAATTATATTCCTTCTGATAAAAATATTATTTCTGAAGAAGAAAAAACATCTGAAGATTATAAACAAACAACTAACCACATGAAAGAAGTTTTAGCTGAAGTTTCAAATCGTTTACGTACAGAATCAGTTCCATGGCATTCAGCTGGCCGATATTGGGGTCACATGAACTCTGAAACGTTAATGCCATCTATCTTAGCATATACTTATGCTATGTTATGGAATGGTAATAACGTAGCTTATGAATCATCACCTGCTACATCTCAAATGGAAGAAGAAGTAGGTATGGATTTTGCTAAACTAATGGGATATAAAAATGGTTGGGGACATATCTGTGCTGATGGTTCAATCGCGAACTTAGAAGGACTTTGGTATGCTCGTAATATTAAATCTTTACCATTAGCAATGCGTGAAGTTTGTCCTGAATTAGTAGAAGGAAAAACAGAATGGGAATTATTAAACTTATCTACAAAAGAAATCATGGATTTATTTGAAAAAGCAGGAGAAGAAGATAAGGTTGATGAATTAAAATCTCGTTCTGCACGTGGAGGAGAGAACTTAGATAAACTTGGAAAATGGTTTGTTCCACAAACTAAACATTATTCTTGGTTAAAAGCAGCAGATATTATTGGTATTGGATTGGATCAAGTAATTCCAGTTCCAGTTAATGAAGATTATCGTATGGACGTAGCTGCTTTAGAAAAACAAATTCGTGAATTATCTGATAAAGAAATTCCAGTACTTGGTGTAGTTGCCGTTGTTGGTTCTACTGAAGAAGGTGCAGTAGATAATGTTCATGAAGTAATTGCTTTACGTGATAAATTAGCAGAAGAAGGAATTGCAATGTACGTACACGTAGATGCTGCCTATGGTGGATATGGCCGTGCATTATTCTTAGATGAAGATAATGAATTCATCCCTTATGAAGAATTACCTGAAAAATATTATGAAGCTGGCGTATTTACAGAAAATAAACAATATATCAAAGAAGATGTTTATAAAGCATATGAAGCAATTAAAGATGCGGATTCTGTGACAATTGACCCACATAAAATGGGGTACATTCCATATTCAGCTGGTGGAATTGCAATCAAAGATATTCGTATGCGTGATGTAATTTCTTATTTTGCTACCTATGTATTTGAAAAAGGTGCAGATATTCCGGCATTACTAGGTGCATATATCTTAGAAGGTTCTAAAGCTGGTGCTACAGCCGCTTCTGTATGGGCAGCTCATAGAACATTACCTTTAAATTATAAAGGATATGGTAAATTAATCGGAGCTTCTATTGAAAGTTCACATCGATATTATGATTTCTTGAAAGATTTATCATTTGATATTGATGGACATACAATTGAAGTTCATCCATTAGTTTCACCAGATTTTAATATGGTTGATTATGTTGTTAAAGAAAAAGGAAATGATTCTTTAGCAGATATGAATAAATTAAATCATGACTTATATGATCATGCTTCTTATGTGACTGGAAACTTATATTCTAAAGAATATATTGTATCTCATACAGATTTTGCAATTCCAGATTATGGCAATAGTCCATTAACTTTTGTTAAAGGATTAGGATTTAGTGAAGAAGAATGGAATAAAGAAGGTAAAGTTACAGTTATTCGTTCTTCTGTTATGACTCCATATATGAATAAAGCAGATAATTTTGAATATTTTGCTCCTAAGATTAAAAAGGCTTTACAAGAATACTTAGAAGAAATCATTTTATCTGAAAAATAA
- a CDS encoding S4 domain-containing protein codes for ENAEKLSHLLFKGEVEKLSKEEIDDVFAHEDHVSISNSLVNIVDLLVNTGIEPSKRQAREDIENGAIYINGRRNTDVNSVINPNDNYDGEYLIIRKGKKKYYIAKIIK; via the coding sequence GAAAATGCTGAAAAATTATCACATCTTTTGTTTAAAGGTGAAGTTGAAAAACTATCTAAAGAAGAAATTGATGATGTTTTTGCACATGAAGATCATGTTTCTATTTCAAACTCACTAGTAAATATTGTTGATTTACTAGTTAATACAGGAATTGAACCATCAAAACGTCAAGCAAGAGAAGATATTGAAAACGGTGCAATTTATATCAATGGGCGCCGAAATACAGATGTTAATAGTGTTATCAATCCTAACGATAATTATGATGGTGAATATCTAATTATTAGAAAAGGAAAGAAAAAATATTATATTGCAAAAATTATTAAATAA
- a CDS encoding deoxynucleoside kinase, with the protein MNIVVAGMMGAGKTTYTNQLAKWYQLEPLWEAVKENWLLEKFYHEPKEWGFQLQLFFLNDRFEGMKRALQEGDFILDRSIYEDEVYAATFQKMEYMKDVEYQLYQDILQKFIHFLEQEAEEEPIDYLIYLEGSFETILERIKERNRDYEQLEEGCHRYEYYKTLYDAYCAWYEQYQGPKLKIDIDEWKIIEEPEKVQAFIEKEIPQLKEYRK; encoded by the coding sequence ATGAACATTGTAGTGGCTGGCATGATGGGTGCTGGAAAAACAACATATACAAATCAATTAGCAAAATGGTATCAATTAGAACCATTATGGGAAGCAGTAAAAGAAAACTGGTTGTTAGAGAAATTTTATCATGAACCAAAAGAATGGGGATTTCAACTACAATTATTTTTCTTAAATGATCGTTTTGAAGGAATGAAGCGAGCGCTACAAGAAGGAGATTTCATCTTAGATCGTTCGATTTATGAAGATGAAGTATACGCAGCGACTTTCCAAAAAATGGAATATATGAAAGACGTTGAATATCAGTTATATCAAGATATTTTACAAAAGTTCATTCATTTTTTGGAACAAGAAGCAGAGGAAGAGCCGATTGATTACTTAATTTATCTAGAAGGAAGTTTTGAAACGATTCTAGAACGTATTAAGGAAAGAAATCGTGATTATGAACAATTAGAAGAAGGGTGTCATCGTTATGAATATTATAAAACCTTATATGATGCCTATTGCGCTTGGTATGAGCAATATCAAGGTCCTAAATTAAAAATTGATATTGATGAATGGAAAATTATTGAAGAGCCAGAAAAAGTCCAAGCTTTTATTGAAAAAGAAATTCCACAATTAAAAGAATATCGTAAATAA
- the tyrP gene encoding tyrosine-tyramine antiporter, translated as MEDGQKTSKNITLGTFVGMTMALCATVRSIPSIAATGWAQITYMLFAVIFFALPVALISGELGTMLQGDGGPQLWVSSALGNRWGFVTSWLLWVQMFPGMVMVASTIGPLIGNTIGNAELGTNHYFVLACILVCYWIITILNLKFDMAKIGGQLGVWLGVYIPIVILMVMGAAATFKTGINPSSTLGAFSFDKLIPHDAQSLQYFAAIAFVFVGIELSSVYIPRLHDAEKNYSKGILIALLGLILMNIVNSIFVANIVPSGHIELSNITQPILLYCNVLHLPTWIANVFSFLVVIGVLIQLSAWVTGPGQTMIQVAKAGQLPPKWHFYRQNKYGVSKNVVLTQTICISLFALMYGFMDDVNGVFLTLTNTTTILYAIVYVLIALALIKLRKSQPNAERPYRIGKKGNGLAFTVAGALLFGIAVVIFATLFASDIKQSIMIVILTVILVIVPILIDKAKKDSWEQDVLDDLK; from the coding sequence ATGGAAGACGGACAAAAAACTTCTAAAAATATTACATTGGGTACTTTCGTCGGTATGACTATGGCATTATGTGCTACTGTTAGAAGTATCCCTTCTATTGCAGCTACAGGTTGGGCTCAAATTACATATATGTTATTCGCAGTTATTTTCTTTGCTTTACCTGTTGCTTTAATTTCAGGTGAATTAGGTACAATGTTACAAGGTGATGGAGGTCCACAGTTATGGGTATCTTCTGCACTAGGTAATCGTTGGGGATTTGTAACTTCTTGGTTACTATGGGTACAAATGTTTCCTGGTATGGTAATGGTAGCTTCAACAATTGGGCCATTAATCGGTAATACAATTGGGAATGCTGAATTAGGCACAAATCATTATTTCGTATTAGCTTGTATTTTAGTATGTTATTGGATTATTACAATTCTTAACTTAAAATTTGATATGGCTAAAATTGGTGGTCAATTAGGTGTCTGGTTAGGAGTTTATATTCCTATTGTTATCTTAATGGTAATGGGTGCTGCAGCTACATTTAAAACAGGAATCAATCCTTCTAGCACATTAGGAGCATTCTCTTTTGATAAATTAATTCCACATGATGCACAATCATTACAATATTTCGCAGCAATTGCTTTTGTTTTTGTAGGTATTGAATTATCATCTGTATATATTCCACGTTTACATGATGCAGAAAAAAATTACTCTAAAGGTATTTTAATTGCATTATTAGGTTTAATTTTAATGAATATTGTTAACTCTATTTTTGTTGCTAATATTGTTCCAAGTGGACACATTGAATTATCAAATATTACACAACCTATTTTATTATATTGTAATGTGTTACACTTACCAACATGGATTGCAAATGTATTTAGTTTCTTAGTTGTAATTGGAGTATTAATTCAATTGTCTGCATGGGTAACAGGACCAGGTCAAACTATGATCCAAGTAGCAAAAGCTGGTCAATTACCACCTAAATGGCATTTTTATCGTCAAAATAAATATGGTGTATCTAAGAATGTAGTATTAACTCAAACTATCTGTATTTCTTTATTTGCACTAATGTATGGATTTATGGATGATGTAAATGGTGTATTCTTAACATTAACAAATACAACAACAATTTTATATGCTATTGTGTATGTATTAATTGCATTAGCTTTAATTAAATTAAGAAAATCTCAACCTAATGCAGAACGTCCATATCGTATTGGTAAAAAAGGAAATGGATTAGCATTTACTGTGGCAGGTGCTTTATTATTTGGGATTGCAGTAGTTATCTTTGCTACTTTATTTGCATCAGATATTAAGCAATCTATCATGATTGTGATTTTAACTGTTATTTTAGTAATTGTTCCTATTTTAATTGATAAAGCGAAAAAAGATTCATGGGAACAAGACGTTTTAGATGATTTAAAATAA